Proteins from one Rosa chinensis cultivar Old Blush chromosome 7, RchiOBHm-V2, whole genome shotgun sequence genomic window:
- the LOC112180832 gene encoding homeobox-leucine zipper protein ATHB-6: protein MKRFSRSDSLDSLGTLIPNYPPKEEEKHNKKNNGGYSKEFQTMLDSYDQEDCGEEILVKKRRLSSHQVKALEMSFEVENKLEPERKVKLAAELGLEPRQVAIWFQNRRARWKTKQLERDYSVLKADYDALKHNYDGLDRQNKALADQLKDLKAKLCRDNTESGQSVKEESPISVYKSSVVEQSRDQDLSDNGDNAGLDLYKNLKSKDGSSDSDSNGAMKEESNGNESSLGYNGHSLSSNSMMNWFQVSDSRSGNKGYHHQAQFGRMEEQSLFSTEESCNFFSVDQAPSLHW from the exons ATGAAGAGGTTCAGTAGATCAGATTCTCTGGATTCTCTGGGTACCTTGATCCCTAATTACCCACCAAAAG AGGAGGAGAAGCATAATAAAAAGAACAATGGTGGTTATAGCAAGGAATTCCAGACAATGTTGGATTCTTATGACCAAGAAGATTGCGGTGAAGAAATCCTAGTGAAGAAAAGGCGCTTAAGCTCACATCAAGTCAAGGCTTTGGAGATGAGCTTTGAGGTTGAAAACAAGCTAGAGCCAGAGAGGAAGGTGAAACTAGCTGCGGAATTAGGCTTGGAACCAAGACAAGTAGCTATTTGGTTCCAGAACCGCAGAGCTCGTTGGAAGACTAAGCAGTTGGAAAGAGATTACAGTGTGCTGAAAGCTGATTATGATGCCTTGAAGCACAATTATGATGGCCTTGATAGACAGAATAAAGCTCTAGCCGATCAG CTAAAAGATCTAAAAGCAAAGCTGTGTAGAGATAATACAGAAAGCGGTCAGTCTGTTAAAGAAGAATCACCAATTTCAGTGTACAAGAGCAGTGTAGTGGAGCAAAGTAGAGACCAGGATTTGAGTGACAATGGTGACAATGCAGGGCTGGATTTGTACAAGAATTTGAAATCCAAAGATGGGTCATCAGATAGTGATTCAAATGGAGCTATGAAGGAAGAGAGCAATGGCAATGAGTCTTCTCTGGGGTACAATGGTCATTCATTGTCTTCGAATTCGATGATGAACTGGTTTCAGGTATCAGATTCTAGGTCAGGTAATAAAGGGTATCATCATCAAGCTCAGTTTGGGAGGATGGAGGAGCAGAGTTTGTTTAGCACAGAGGAGTCCTGCAATTTCTTTTCAGTTGATCAAGCTCCTAGTCTTCACTGGTAG
- the LOC112175570 gene encoding 39S ribosomal protein L41-A, mitochondrial: MPLGLIMGLGRAFRRKRTASLDILSPKRAPRNFYKGKNCKPTGFHTRKGGYVVVQDKLPNYVVPDLTDFRLKPYVSQCSKEVKTAESAESTK; this comes from the exons ATGCCACTCGGGCTAATAATGGGGCTAGGAAGGGCATTTCGTCGAAAGCGAACGGCATCCCTTGACATTCTTTCCCCAAAACGAGCCCCAAGGAATTTTTACAAGGGGAAGAACTGCAAGCCCACTGGTTTCCACACCCGAAAAG GTGGATATGTTGTGGTGCAGGACAAACTACCCAACTATGTAGTCCCCGATTTAACTGACTTCAGG CTCAAACCATATGTATCTCAGTGCTCCAAAGAGGTCAAGACTGCAGAGTCAGCTGAATCAACTAAATAA
- the LOC112179875 gene encoding (-)-isopiperitenol/(-)-carveol dehydrogenase, mitochondrial yields MTEQPIQLQKLHGKVAIVTGAASGIGAVTARHFADHGARVVVIADVQDAKGQEVATSIGSHRCTYVHCDVTDEDQVESLVDSTVEKYGQLDVMYSNAGITASSVQKVLVLDLSWFDKVMEVNARGMAACVKHAARAMVGKGVRGSIVCTASIVAECGMMGGTDYTMSKHAVLGLVRSASVQLAARWVRVNCVSPGLVGTPLLSETFKLREEELKEMMTAVYSESSDGPLTEKHVADAVVFLVSEDSAFVTGHNLVVDGGFGTKFLSILKP; encoded by the coding sequence ATGACTGAGCAGCCCATACAACTCCAGAAGCTCCACGGCAAGGTGGCCATTGTCACAGGCGCAGCCAGCGGCATCGGTGCAGTCACCGCGCGCCACTTTGCCGACCACGGAGCTCGCGTCGTTGTGATCGCCGACGTCCAAGATGCCAAGGGCCAAGAAGTGGCCACATCCATCGGCTCCCACCGCTGCACCTACGTCCACTGCGACGTCACTGACGAGGACCAGGTCGAATCGCTAGTCGACTCCACCGTCGAAAAGTACGGCCAACTCGACGTGATGTACAGCAACGCGGGGATAACCGCCTCGTCGGTGCAGAAGGTGCTGGTGCTGGACTTGTCATGGTTCGATAAGGTGATGGAGGTGAACGCCCGGGGGATGGCGGCGTGTGTGAAGCACGCGGCGCGTGCGATGGTGGGGAAGGGAGTCAGAGGCAGCATAGTGTGTACGGCAAGCATAGTGGCGGAGTGCGGGATGATGGGCGGGACGGACTACACGATGTCGAAGCACGCGGTGCTGGGGCTGGTGCGGTCGGCAAGCGTGCAGCTGGCGGCCCGTTGGGTGCGCGTGAACTGCGTGTCGCCGGGTTTAGTGGGGACGCCGCTGTTGAGCGAGACTTTTAAGCTTAGGGAGGAAGAGCTGAAGGAGATGATGACAGCGGTTTATTCAGAAAGCAGTGATGGGCCGCTGACGGAGAAACACGTGGCGGATGCGGTGGTGTTTTTGGTGTCGGAGGACTCGGCGTTCGTCACCGGCCATAATTTGGTGGTTGATGGGGGATTTGGCACCAAGTTCTTATCAATACTCAAACCATGA
- the LOC112178465 gene encoding (+)-cis,trans-nepetalactol synthase NEPS1-like yields MSKHAVLGLVRSARVKLAARGVCVNCVSPGLVGTPLLSETFKLGEEELKELMTTVYSESNDGPLMEKHVADAVVFLVSEDLAFVTSHNLVVDGGFGTKSLSVLKP; encoded by the coding sequence ATGTCGAAGCACGCAGTGCTGGGGCTGGTGCGGTCGGCAAGAGTGAAGCTGGCAGCTCGTGGGGTGTGCGTGAACTGCGTGTCGCCGGGTTTGGTGGGGACGCCGCTGTTGAGTGAGACTTTTAAGCTTGGGGAGGAAGAGCTGAAGGAGCTGATGACAACAGTTTATTCAGAAAGTAACGATGGGCCGCTGATGGAGAAACACGTGGCGGATGCGGTGGTGTTTTTGGTGTCGGAGGACTTGGCGTTCGTCACCAGCCATAATTTGGTGGTTGATGGGGGATTTGGCACCAAGTCCTTATCAGTACTCAAACCATAA